The proteins below come from a single Streptomyces spongiicola genomic window:
- a CDS encoding ABC transporter ATP-binding protein has translation MSTGTPPEGPGTPPPTTPGPGTPPRGPSSPPGGPGSPPGGPGSRAPVAGTPPAGPGTLLEVRDLHVEFRTRDGAARAVDGVSWSVAAGETLALLGESGSGKSVTAQAVMGILDTPPGRITGGEILFRGRDLLRLKEDERRRIRGARMAMIFQDALSSLNPVLTVGDQLGEMFTVHRGMSRKDARAKAVELMDRVRIPAARERVGQYPHQFSGGMRQRIMIAMALSLEPDLIIADEPTTALDVTVQAQVMDLLAELRSELGTGLVLITHDLGVVADVADRIAVMYAGRIVETAPVHDLYKAPAHPYTRGLLDSIPRLDRKGEELYAIRGLPPNLTAVPPGCAFHPRCPMARDVCRTAEPELAGVSRERGSACFFWRECLRD, from the coding sequence ATGAGCACCGGCACCCCGCCCGAAGGGCCCGGCACCCCGCCCCCCACGACCCCCGGCCCGGGTACCCCGCCCCGCGGCCCGAGCAGCCCGCCCGGCGGTCCGGGCAGCCCGCCCGGCGGCCCCGGCTCGCGCGCGCCCGTGGCCGGCACCCCGCCCGCGGGTCCGGGCACGCTGCTGGAAGTCCGGGACCTGCACGTGGAGTTCCGCACGCGGGACGGGGCCGCCAGAGCCGTCGACGGCGTCTCCTGGTCCGTCGCCGCGGGCGAGACCCTCGCCCTGCTCGGCGAGTCCGGGTCGGGGAAGTCCGTCACCGCCCAGGCCGTCATGGGCATCCTCGACACCCCGCCCGGCCGGATCACCGGCGGGGAGATCCTCTTCCGGGGGCGGGACCTGCTGAGACTGAAGGAGGACGAGCGCCGGAGGATCCGCGGTGCCCGGATGGCCATGATCTTCCAGGACGCGCTGTCGTCGCTGAACCCGGTGCTGACCGTCGGCGACCAGCTCGGCGAGATGTTCACCGTGCACCGCGGCATGTCGCGGAAGGACGCCCGGGCGAAGGCCGTCGAGCTGATGGACCGGGTCCGCATCCCGGCCGCGCGGGAGCGGGTCGGCCAGTACCCGCACCAGTTCAGCGGCGGGATGCGACAGCGCATCATGATCGCCATGGCGCTGTCGCTGGAGCCGGACCTGATCATCGCGGACGAACCCACGACCGCCCTGGACGTGACGGTCCAGGCGCAGGTGATGGACCTCCTCGCCGAACTGCGCAGCGAACTCGGCACGGGGCTGGTCCTCATCACCCACGACCTCGGCGTCGTCGCGGACGTCGCCGACCGGATCGCCGTGATGTACGCGGGCCGGATCGTCGAGACCGCCCCGGTCCACGACCTCTACAAGGCCCCGGCCCATCCGTACACCCGCGGACTGCTCGACTCGATTCCCCGCCTGGACCGCAAGGGCGAGGAGCTGTACGCCATCAGGGGCCTGCCACCGAACCTCACGGCCGTCCCGCCGGGGTGCGCCTTCCACCCCCGCTGCCCGATGGCCCGGGACGTGTGCCGGACGGCCGAACCGGAGCTGGCCGGGGTGAGCCGCGAGCGCGGGAGCGCCTGCTTCTTCTGGAGGGAGTGCCTCCGTGACTGA
- a CDS encoding ABC transporter ATP-binding protein — MTEPTRPAEPIIEVRGLHKHYPLTRGVVFRKQVGAVRAVDGVDLDLYAGETLGVVGESGCGKSTLAKLLVNLERPTSGAIRYKGEDITRLSARALKAVRRNIQIVFQDPYTSLNPRMTVGDIVGEPYEIHPEAAPKGDRRRRVRELLDVVGLDPSYANRYPHQFSGGQRQRIGIARGLALRPEVIVADEPVSALDVSVQAQVVNLLERLQRDFGLSYVFIAHDLSIVRHISDRVAVMYLGRVVETGREAEIYDHPTHPYTQALLSAVPVPDPSARERGAAGGGAGGAGPNGGDRGGEGGESGDGGAEAGGGPNGGGGPNGGERVHGGGGGRIILSGDVPSPANIPTGCRFRTRCWKARERCAREEPELAVPERFTDAGGPVRHDSACHFAEEQRVVPGGHRPPGD; from the coding sequence GTGACTGAACCGACCCGGCCGGCCGAGCCGATCATCGAGGTGCGGGGCCTGCACAAGCACTACCCGCTCACCCGGGGCGTCGTGTTCAGGAAGCAGGTGGGGGCGGTCAGGGCGGTCGACGGCGTCGACCTCGACCTCTACGCCGGTGAGACGCTGGGCGTGGTGGGCGAGTCCGGCTGCGGGAAGTCCACCCTCGCGAAGCTGCTGGTCAACCTGGAGCGGCCGACGAGCGGGGCCATCCGCTACAAGGGGGAGGACATCACCCGGCTGTCGGCTCGGGCGCTGAAGGCCGTCCGCCGCAACATCCAGATCGTGTTCCAGGACCCGTACACCTCGCTGAACCCCCGGATGACCGTCGGCGACATCGTCGGCGAGCCGTACGAGATCCACCCCGAGGCGGCGCCGAAGGGCGACCGGCGGCGGCGGGTGCGGGAACTGCTGGACGTCGTCGGCCTCGACCCCTCCTACGCCAACCGCTATCCGCACCAGTTCTCCGGGGGGCAGCGCCAGCGCATCGGCATCGCACGGGGCCTGGCACTGCGGCCCGAGGTGATCGTGGCGGACGAGCCCGTGTCCGCCCTCGACGTGTCGGTCCAGGCACAGGTGGTCAATCTGCTCGAGCGGCTCCAGAGGGACTTCGGCCTCAGCTATGTGTTCATCGCCCACGACCTGTCGATCGTCCGGCACATCTCGGACCGGGTCGCGGTGATGTACCTGGGACGAGTCGTCGAGACGGGGAGGGAGGCGGAGATCTACGACCATCCGACGCACCCCTACACGCAGGCCCTGCTGTCCGCGGTGCCGGTGCCCGATCCGTCGGCACGCGAGCGGGGCGCGGCCGGGGGTGGCGCGGGCGGGGCAGGCCCGAACGGCGGGGACCGTGGCGGGGAGGGTGGGGAGAGCGGGGACGGCGGCGCGGAGGCGGGGGGAGGCCCGAACGGTGGGGGCGGGCCGAACGGCGGGGAGCGCGTGCACGGCGGGGGAGGCGGGCGGATCATCCTCTCCGGCGATGTGCCCTCGCCCGCGAACATCCCCACCGGCTGCCGGTTCCGCACCCGCTGCTGGAAGGCTCGGGAGCGGTGCGCGAGGGAGGAGCCCGAACTGGCGGTGCCGGAGCGGTTCACGGACGCCGGGGGACCGGTGCGGCACGACTCGGCGTGCCACTTCGCCGAGGAGCAGCGGGTGGTGCCGGGCGGCCACCGGCCGCCCGGGGACTGA
- a CDS encoding ABC transporter permease, whose product MPEAQYDDGAAIAPTGGGGAMDLATAEGGTLEQAPAGPPGSGPAGRPRSLWSDAWHDLRRNPVFVVAALVILFLVVISVWPQLIAPGNPLDCDLARAQQGSRPGHPFGFDGQGCDVYTRTVHGARTSVTVGVCATLGVALAGSVLGGLAGFFGGVPDALLSRLTDVFFAIPVVLGGLVLLSVVTSDTVWPVIGFMLLLGWPQVSRIARGSVITVKQNDYVQAARALGASPARLLLKHVMPNAVAPVIVVATIALGTYISLEATLSYLGVGLRPPAVSWGIDISAASPYIRNAPHMLLWPAGALAVTVLAFIMLGDAVRDALDPKLR is encoded by the coding sequence ATGCCTGAGGCCCAGTACGACGACGGAGCGGCCATCGCGCCGACCGGTGGCGGCGGCGCCATGGACCTCGCCACCGCCGAGGGCGGGACCCTGGAGCAGGCCCCCGCCGGCCCTCCCGGGTCCGGCCCCGCCGGCAGGCCGCGCAGCCTGTGGTCCGACGCCTGGCACGATCTGCGCCGCAACCCCGTCTTCGTCGTCGCGGCCCTCGTCATCCTCTTCCTCGTCGTCATCTCGGTCTGGCCGCAGCTGATCGCCCCGGGCAACCCCCTCGACTGCGACCTCGCCAGGGCGCAGCAGGGCTCCCGGCCCGGCCATCCCTTCGGCTTCGACGGCCAGGGCTGCGACGTCTACACCCGGACCGTCCACGGCGCCCGGACCTCGGTGACCGTCGGCGTCTGCGCCACCCTCGGCGTGGCGCTCGCCGGCTCCGTCCTCGGCGGGCTCGCCGGCTTCTTCGGCGGCGTCCCGGACGCCCTGCTGTCCCGGCTGACCGACGTCTTCTTCGCCATCCCGGTCGTACTCGGCGGACTGGTGCTGCTGTCCGTCGTCACCAGCGACACCGTCTGGCCGGTGATCGGGTTCATGCTGCTGCTGGGCTGGCCGCAGGTCTCCCGGATCGCCCGCGGTTCGGTGATCACCGTCAAGCAGAACGACTATGTGCAGGCCGCCCGGGCCCTCGGCGCCTCGCCCGCGCGGCTGCTGCTGAAGCACGTCATGCCGAACGCCGTCGCGCCGGTGATCGTCGTGGCCACCATCGCGCTCGGTACGTACATCTCGCTGGAGGCGACCCTCTCGTACCTCGGGGTCGGGCTGCGGCCGCCGGCGGTGTCCTGGGGAATCGACATCTCCGCCGCGTCCCCGTACATCCGCAACGCCCCGCACATGCTGCTCTGGCCGGCCGGCGCCCTCGCGGTGACCGTGCTCGCGTTCATCATGCTCGGCGACGCGGTGCGCGACGCCCTCGACCCCAAGCTGCGCTGA